A single window of Pseudarthrobacter psychrotolerans DNA harbors:
- a CDS encoding MBL fold metallo-hydrolase: protein MNSTSSGSLHTCGPLTAFFLAPNPGPMSLDGTNSYLISAPGASASVVVDPGPADEGHLRRLADAGSVELILVTHRHADHTAGSLRLHELTGAPVRAADPRHCHGGGEPLQDGETIQAAGVTVQVLATPGHTSDSVCFHLPDDGQHGSVLTGDTILGRGTTMLDYPDGRLGDYLESLDRLEALGQATVLPAHGPVLPSLAAITRGYREHRHERLAQIRAALVRLGGDPSVADVADAVYADVEPSVRRAAEMSVAAQLDYLRGQAEA, encoded by the coding sequence GTGAACTCCACCTCGAGCGGCTCCCTCCATACCTGCGGCCCATTGACGGCTTTCTTCCTGGCACCCAACCCCGGGCCCATGAGCCTGGACGGCACCAATTCGTACCTCATCTCCGCCCCCGGAGCCAGTGCCTCGGTGGTAGTGGATCCGGGCCCCGCGGACGAAGGCCACCTCCGCCGCCTGGCGGACGCAGGCTCCGTGGAACTCATTCTTGTGACGCACCGGCACGCCGACCACACGGCGGGTTCCCTGCGGCTCCATGAGCTCACCGGTGCCCCCGTCCGCGCGGCCGATCCCCGGCACTGCCACGGCGGCGGCGAGCCCCTCCAAGATGGTGAAACCATCCAGGCTGCCGGCGTGACGGTCCAGGTCCTGGCCACGCCTGGCCACACCTCCGATTCGGTCTGCTTCCACCTTCCTGACGACGGCCAGCACGGTTCCGTACTGACCGGCGACACCATCCTGGGCCGCGGCACCACCATGCTGGACTACCCGGACGGCAGGCTGGGGGACTACCTCGAGTCCCTGGACCGGCTTGAAGCCCTTGGCCAGGCCACCGTCCTGCCGGCCCACGGCCCGGTGCTTCCCTCCCTTGCGGCCATTACCCGCGGCTACCGCGAGCACCGGCACGAGAGGCTGGCGCAGATCCGCGCGGCGCTGGTGCGGCTTGGCGGGGACCCATCAGTGGCGGACGTGGCAGACGCCGTGTACGCCGACGTCGAACCTTCCGTCCGACGCGCGGCCGAAATGTCGGTGGCCGCGCAGCTTGACTACCTGCGTGGGCAGGCTGAGGCCTGA
- a CDS encoding branched-chain amino acid aminotransferase — MTQTAHGVEFNQQLSATPKSAEERAAILANPGFGNYFTDHTAVVDYSVDEQGEGGWHNARVEAYGPISLDPSAAVLHYGQEIFEGLKAYRHADGSIWTFRPEANAARLNKSARRLALPELPEEYFLGAIRELVQADKEWVPAGDGEALYLRPFMIATEAFLGVRAAREVSFRVIASPAGNYFGGELKPVSIWISREYARAGRGGTGAAKCGGNYAASLIAQQEAEANGCKQVLFLDHFNDDAVEELGGMNVFFVMKDGSLVTPALSGTILEGVTRSSVMQVARDMGREVTERKITLDEWRDGVGSGEIAEVFACGTAAVITPIGVLKDTTEFIGSEDAKAGETTMAIREQLLGIQTGTVPDTHGWLTRLA, encoded by the coding sequence ATGACTCAGACCGCCCATGGCGTCGAATTTAACCAGCAGCTCTCGGCAACCCCGAAGTCCGCTGAAGAGCGTGCAGCCATCCTGGCGAACCCGGGATTTGGCAACTACTTCACCGACCACACCGCGGTGGTCGACTACAGCGTCGACGAGCAAGGCGAAGGTGGTTGGCACAACGCGCGCGTTGAGGCCTACGGACCCATCTCCCTGGACCCGTCTGCCGCGGTGCTGCACTACGGCCAGGAGATCTTCGAAGGCCTCAAGGCATACCGCCACGCTGACGGCTCAATCTGGACCTTCCGTCCGGAGGCCAATGCGGCCCGCCTGAACAAGTCGGCGCGACGCCTTGCACTTCCGGAACTGCCCGAGGAATACTTCCTCGGCGCCATCCGGGAACTCGTCCAGGCGGACAAGGAATGGGTTCCCGCCGGTGACGGCGAGGCCCTGTACCTGCGCCCGTTCATGATCGCCACCGAGGCGTTCCTGGGTGTCCGGGCAGCGCGTGAGGTGTCCTTCCGGGTGATCGCCTCGCCCGCCGGCAACTACTTCGGCGGCGAGCTCAAGCCCGTATCCATCTGGATCTCCCGCGAGTACGCCCGCGCAGGCCGCGGCGGCACGGGTGCGGCCAAGTGCGGCGGCAACTACGCCGCCTCCCTGATCGCCCAGCAGGAAGCCGAAGCCAACGGCTGCAAGCAGGTGCTGTTCCTGGACCACTTCAACGATGACGCCGTGGAAGAACTCGGCGGCATGAACGTTTTCTTCGTGATGAAGGACGGCTCACTGGTCACTCCCGCGCTGAGCGGAACCATCCTGGAAGGCGTCACCCGCTCTTCCGTGATGCAGGTGGCCAGGGACATGGGCCGCGAAGTGACGGAGCGCAAGATCACCCTTGATGAATGGCGCGACGGCGTGGGATCCGGTGAGATTGCTGAGGTCTTCGCCTGCGGCACCGCAGCCGTGATCACCCCGATCGGGGTCCTGAAGGACACCACCGAATTCATCGGCTCCGAGGACGCGAAGGCAGGGGAGACCACCATGGCCATCCGCGAACAGCTCCTGGGCATCCAGACCGGTACCGTGCCGGATACCCACGGCTGGCTGACCCGCCTGGCCTGA
- a CDS encoding 3-isopropylmalate dehydrogenase: MSASTINLAVIPGDGIGPEVIAEALKVLEKAVAAEGVVLEQTHYKLGAEHWLATGETLPDEVLADLRTQDAILFGAVGAAPGDTRIPSGIIEREMLLKLRFSLDHYVNLRPSRLYGTVGSPLANPGIIDFIVVREGTEGPYVGNGGSLRTGTPHEVATEVSLNTAYGVERVVRDAFRRASTRDRKHVTLVHKHNVLVYAGHLWKRTVEAVAQEFPEVTHDYLHVDAATIFMVTNPSRFDVIVTDNLFGDILTDLAAAVTGGIGLAASGNINMDRTAPSMFEPVHGSAPDIAGQQKADPTAAILSAVLLLDHLGYTAAARRIEAAVIADVETRDGGARSTSAVGDAIAAAL; encoded by the coding sequence ATGAGCGCATCCACGATCAATCTCGCTGTCATTCCCGGTGACGGCATTGGCCCAGAGGTCATTGCCGAGGCACTGAAAGTCCTTGAGAAGGCTGTCGCCGCTGAAGGCGTTGTCCTTGAGCAGACCCATTACAAGCTCGGCGCCGAGCACTGGCTGGCCACCGGCGAGACCCTTCCGGATGAGGTCCTCGCCGACCTGCGCACGCAGGATGCGATCCTCTTCGGCGCGGTGGGTGCCGCGCCCGGCGATACCCGGATTCCGTCCGGCATCATCGAGCGGGAGATGCTGCTCAAGCTCCGTTTCAGCCTGGACCACTACGTCAACCTGCGGCCGTCGCGGCTGTACGGAACGGTAGGCAGCCCGCTGGCCAATCCCGGCATCATCGATTTCATCGTCGTCCGGGAAGGAACCGAGGGGCCCTACGTGGGCAACGGCGGCTCCCTTCGTACCGGCACGCCCCACGAGGTGGCCACCGAAGTCTCGCTGAACACGGCCTATGGCGTGGAGCGTGTTGTCCGCGACGCCTTCCGCCGCGCAAGCACCCGTGACCGCAAGCATGTGACGTTGGTGCACAAGCACAACGTCCTGGTCTACGCTGGTCACCTGTGGAAGCGCACGGTCGAGGCGGTGGCCCAGGAATTCCCCGAGGTCACCCACGACTACCTGCATGTTGATGCGGCCACCATCTTTATGGTCACCAACCCGTCCCGCTTCGATGTTATTGTCACCGACAACCTCTTCGGCGACATCCTGACTGACCTCGCTGCAGCCGTCACCGGCGGCATCGGCCTGGCGGCATCCGGCAACATCAACATGGACCGCACCGCTCCGTCCATGTTCGAACCGGTCCACGGCTCGGCCCCGGATATCGCCGGCCAGCAGAAGGCAGATCCCACTGCGGCCATCCTGTCAGCGGTGCTCCTGCTGGACCACCTCGGCTACACCGCCGCAGCCCGCAGGATCGAAGCTGCGGTGATCGCCGACGTCGAAACCCGCGACGGCGGCGCCCGCAGTACCAGCGCCGTCGGGGATGCCATCGCTGCAGCGCTCTAG
- a CDS encoding class F sortase, which translates to MDSDHSTESTASTPSQDQDQADRLPEAGRGRIFTAKSIVFVVLCGVLAYLAFAFLPFLAGPGASPAVTGIAVQQTAPAQASFTPTPTPTPTPSVATSAPVPAGPAASPPQRLVYPAADIDVVLHPLDPTGEDQATQTIEPPPTMDGYWLTPYGVPGAGSVNTTYVAGHSWTDRDAPFNHLSAKAQAGDRLTVVTATGEVAYVVDSVTTYVKSGLKDSPIWQVAPNRLVLISCYTGDFWGTNVVVVASPEDPRLRLNK; encoded by the coding sequence ATGGACAGCGATCATTCAACGGAATCAACGGCATCAACTCCGTCCCAGGATCAGGATCAGGCAGACCGCTTGCCGGAAGCGGGACGGGGACGGATCTTCACCGCCAAAAGCATCGTGTTTGTGGTGCTCTGCGGCGTGCTGGCCTACCTGGCGTTCGCATTTCTCCCATTCCTGGCCGGGCCGGGGGCTTCGCCGGCGGTGACCGGGATTGCTGTGCAGCAGACGGCCCCGGCTCAAGCATCATTCACACCTACACCCACACCTACACCCACACCTTCGGTGGCCACGAGCGCCCCGGTCCCGGCCGGTCCGGCAGCGTCGCCGCCGCAGCGCCTGGTGTACCCGGCCGCAGACATCGACGTGGTGCTCCACCCGCTCGACCCCACCGGCGAGGACCAGGCCACCCAGACCATCGAGCCGCCCCCCACCATGGACGGCTACTGGCTCACGCCCTATGGGGTGCCCGGCGCCGGGTCGGTCAACACCACCTATGTCGCCGGCCACAGCTGGACGGACAGGGACGCACCCTTCAATCACCTGAGCGCCAAGGCGCAGGCAGGCGACAGGCTGACCGTGGTCACGGCCACTGGCGAAGTGGCCTACGTGGTCGATTCGGTGACCACGTACGTCAAGTCCGGCCTCAAGGACAGTCCCATCTGGCAAGTGGCGCCCAACAGGCTGGTCCTCATTTCCTGCTACACGGGTGATTTCTGGGGCACCAACGTGGTGGTGGTGGCCTCACCGGAGGACCCGCGCCTTCGTCTCAACAAATGA
- the metG gene encoding methionine--tRNA ligase: MSATDKTPFYITTAITYPNGVPHIGHAYEYIATDAMARFKRLDGFDVMFLTGTDEHGMKIAQAAEKEGLTPKELVDRNAEVYKSAHAALGITYDRFIRTTDADHYAASQAIWKKMEANGDIYLSKYEGWYSIRDEAFYVEDDTVVKDDGVRYSKETDTEVTWTAEESYFFRLSSYQDRLLALYEAQPEFGAPQSRFNEVISFVKRGLEDLSISRTTFDWGVPVPGNDKHVMYVWVDALTNYLTGVGYPDVESESFRKFWPADVHVIGKDISRFHAIYWPAFLMSAGIELPKRVMIHGFLHNNGVKMSKSLGNVVAPADFVAQYGLDQVRFFFLREVPFGADGSYNHEAIVGRMNSDLANNFGNLAQRSLSMVAKNCEGRVPVPGAFTAEDTAILAQANGLLETARTAFEKQEFSRALEAIWGVLGDTNAYFAEQAPWVLRKTDVERMNTVLYVTLEVLRIVAILAQPVMPTATAALLDTLGQPDGGSRQFSALTTPIVAGTSLPAPAPVFPKYEEPAEA; the protein is encoded by the coding sequence GTGAGCGCAACAGACAAAACCCCGTTCTACATCACCACGGCCATCACCTACCCGAACGGTGTTCCGCACATCGGGCATGCCTACGAGTACATCGCCACCGACGCCATGGCGCGTTTCAAGCGGCTTGACGGCTTTGACGTGATGTTCCTGACGGGCACGGATGAGCACGGCATGAAGATTGCGCAGGCGGCCGAGAAGGAAGGCCTCACGCCCAAGGAGCTGGTGGACCGCAACGCGGAAGTTTACAAGTCCGCCCACGCCGCGCTGGGGATCACGTACGACCGCTTCATCCGGACCACGGACGCTGACCACTATGCCGCGTCGCAGGCCATCTGGAAGAAGATGGAAGCCAACGGTGATATCTACCTGTCCAAGTACGAGGGCTGGTACTCCATCCGGGACGAAGCCTTCTATGTGGAGGACGACACCGTGGTCAAGGACGACGGCGTGCGGTACTCCAAGGAGACGGACACCGAGGTGACGTGGACGGCTGAGGAGAGCTACTTCTTCCGGCTGTCCTCCTACCAGGACCGCCTGCTGGCGCTGTACGAGGCCCAGCCGGAGTTCGGTGCACCGCAGTCCCGTTTCAACGAGGTCATCAGCTTCGTCAAGCGCGGCCTCGAAGACCTGTCGATCAGCCGCACCACCTTCGACTGGGGCGTCCCCGTCCCCGGCAACGACAAGCATGTGATGTACGTCTGGGTGGATGCGCTCACCAACTACCTGACCGGCGTCGGCTACCCGGACGTCGAGTCGGAATCGTTCAGGAAGTTCTGGCCCGCCGACGTGCACGTGATCGGCAAGGACATCTCACGGTTCCACGCCATCTACTGGCCGGCGTTCCTGATGAGTGCCGGCATCGAACTGCCCAAGCGGGTAATGATCCACGGCTTCCTGCACAACAACGGCGTGAAGATGTCCAAGTCCCTCGGCAACGTGGTGGCGCCGGCAGACTTCGTGGCGCAGTACGGCCTGGACCAGGTACGGTTCTTCTTCCTGCGTGAGGTCCCGTTCGGCGCCGACGGCAGCTACAACCATGAGGCCATTGTGGGCCGCATGAACTCGGATTTGGCCAACAACTTCGGCAACCTGGCGCAGCGTTCGCTGTCCATGGTGGCCAAGAACTGTGAGGGCCGGGTCCCGGTTCCGGGTGCCTTCACGGCTGAAGACACCGCGATCCTGGCGCAGGCCAACGGGCTCCTCGAAACGGCCCGCACCGCGTTCGAAAAGCAGGAATTCAGCCGCGCGCTCGAAGCCATCTGGGGCGTCCTGGGGGACACCAACGCCTACTTTGCCGAGCAGGCCCCGTGGGTGCTGCGGAAGACCGACGTCGAACGCATGAACACCGTGCTGTACGTGACGCTGGAAGTGCTGCGCATCGTGGCCATCCTGGCCCAGCCTGTGATGCCCACCGCCACGGCCGCGCTGCTGGATACCTTGGGACAGCCCGACGGCGGATCCCGCCAGTTCTCCGCGCTCACCACGCCGATTGTCGCCGGAACGTCGCTGCCGGCCCCGGCGCCCGTTTTCCCCAAGTACGAGGAGCCGGCCGAAGCCTAG
- a CDS encoding ATP-binding cassette domain-containing protein — MTNETNVHRSRRSGLAEAPLQTRANTIVKAADHGTPLELSDITIRYGGGKGGAEAVSVVEGFDLTLHAGEMHCVAGRSGSGKTSILTVGAGLTLPTSGRVFWEGDSLESMGDDEIADRRRALIGYVDQGGALIDGMSALENVLLPAVPDGEVDQRRDMAKDLLDLVGLGRRMRHRPAQLSGGERQRVAIARALILGTRVLVVDEPTASLDRASANRIISILKDTTSDGIAVLVASHDHELVRLSDTLTELI; from the coding sequence ATGACAAACGAGACGAATGTTCACCGGAGCCGGAGGTCCGGCTTGGCTGAGGCGCCCCTGCAGACCCGTGCCAACACCATCGTCAAGGCCGCGGACCACGGGACCCCGCTGGAATTGAGCGACATCACTATCCGCTACGGCGGCGGCAAGGGCGGTGCTGAAGCCGTCAGCGTTGTGGAGGGCTTCGACCTCACACTGCACGCCGGCGAGATGCACTGTGTGGCCGGCCGAAGCGGATCCGGCAAGACCAGCATCCTGACAGTGGGCGCGGGCCTGACCCTGCCGACGTCGGGCCGTGTTTTCTGGGAAGGGGATTCCCTCGAAAGCATGGGCGACGACGAAATCGCCGACCGGCGTCGGGCCCTCATCGGCTACGTTGACCAGGGCGGCGCCCTGATCGACGGCATGAGCGCCCTCGAAAACGTGCTCCTGCCGGCCGTGCCCGACGGCGAGGTGGACCAGCGCCGCGACATGGCCAAGGACCTCCTGGACCTGGTGGGCCTGGGCCGCCGGATGCGGCACCGTCCGGCCCAGCTTTCCGGTGGTGAACGCCAGCGTGTGGCGATCGCCCGGGCCCTGATTCTGGGCACCCGTGTGCTGGTGGTGGATGAGCCCACGGCCAGCCTGGACCGGGCCTCGGCCAACCGCATCATCAGCATCCTTAAGGACACCACCTCGGACGGCATCGCAGTACTGGTCGCTTCACACGACCACGAACTGGTCCGCCTGAGCGACACGCTGACTGAACTGATCTAG
- a CDS encoding FtsX-like permease family protein — protein sequence MNAVQRFIRSKVLLLTAAILIAAMCLSVLVQGQSQAALNRTVDENSRGLYDVLVQAKAGSGALMQPEIANGGGGVGFDQLEKIRKLSGTSVAAPISLVSRVTQNLEAPRLDAMDYLGYNSGLAGTATTDQAAGATEPGKWPAAESVLSDTAKKYRLTASAVSSDGVSEKTLFKSTAEGSLGKARLIEEKTAGGTSIRIAPPANETGIKFPAPAGGSEHNLFNLSVSLPLSPEVTESVVAVDPVSERALLGSAGDFLAPLEKAPPADARNAGAIGRHFESLFTNGISMDQLNEGPDFLGVKLKYWAPLMTQYQQAKRSGQLTADSQAIPLIVRSGTSLDLKYNVKIEEIDAAGKVVKDVGTATRSLGKDYLPFVSKDPFALSWPGSTDHSGLLGSAGNFNQGLYTPATWSTDFAAAPKYTDGESAANGAVQKAAVPSDWVTVNRLPEKGANGAPVDQTQREPVDERSYREDLATGEKLAAPLAMVYGTFDPAAVEKAAGDVNRLPLGGYDPTPFTLTKDADGKTVTGTELKPSLSATGLASQSAGAITDFYGLAAARGYKDNAAVIDAVRVRAKAPGSWKEAQPDVEKLASEIRDMGLEATVVAGSAREDASIFVPGYSKDDAGKESALGTVQQSWVRQNAADAVSGSLTGTNVTLLFLTLCGAALLTGASTVSYIRKRKREAGTLRAMGWTQVRIRNWVLEEFGVGAALLAVAGIVLSLVSWSVTTAIVSASVLVLYAAAAFFAAQQLRHRDEVDQEPQHDERLIPVDSPLTFANRQLSTNKFNTLSLAVAVGVFGAAVGGLVALLIDIPRAAGASALSGLAAASVALPSMLLALAGVAVGLTLTLVTGRFELNAKRQYLGILEAMGWNPDMLRQVRLFENALVGTVALPLGVLGALGIGLLLAPYAALWAGVAGLVAVLCWIPIATKVVQ from the coding sequence ATGAACGCCGTCCAGAGGTTCATCAGAAGCAAAGTGCTGCTGCTGACCGCGGCCATCTTGATCGCAGCCATGTGCTTGTCGGTCCTCGTCCAAGGCCAGTCGCAGGCCGCACTTAACCGGACGGTGGATGAGAATTCGCGAGGTCTCTACGATGTCCTGGTCCAGGCCAAGGCAGGTTCCGGTGCGCTGATGCAGCCGGAGATCGCCAACGGCGGCGGCGGCGTCGGCTTTGACCAGCTCGAGAAGATCCGGAAGCTTTCCGGAACCTCGGTGGCAGCGCCCATCAGCCTGGTGTCCCGCGTGACGCAGAACCTGGAAGCTCCGCGGCTCGACGCCATGGACTACCTTGGCTACAACTCCGGACTGGCAGGGACGGCCACCACGGACCAGGCCGCCGGCGCAACGGAGCCCGGCAAATGGCCCGCCGCCGAGTCCGTGCTTAGCGACACCGCCAAGAAATACCGCCTGACGGCCAGCGCCGTCAGCTCCGACGGCGTCTCCGAGAAGACCCTGTTCAAGTCCACCGCCGAGGGCAGCCTGGGCAAGGCCCGCCTGATCGAAGAGAAGACGGCCGGTGGCACCAGCATCCGGATCGCCCCTCCCGCAAACGAGACGGGCATCAAGTTCCCCGCTCCAGCCGGCGGCTCCGAACACAACCTGTTCAACCTTTCGGTATCCCTGCCGCTGTCTCCCGAAGTGACCGAGTCCGTGGTCGCCGTCGACCCCGTCTCCGAACGCGCGCTGCTCGGCTCAGCCGGCGACTTCCTGGCCCCCCTCGAGAAGGCCCCGCCCGCCGACGCGCGGAACGCCGGAGCGATCGGCCGCCACTTCGAAAGCCTCTTCACCAACGGCATCAGCATGGACCAGCTCAACGAAGGCCCTGACTTCCTCGGCGTCAAACTTAAGTACTGGGCACCGCTGATGACCCAGTACCAGCAGGCGAAGCGCAGCGGACAGCTCACCGCGGACTCGCAGGCCATCCCCCTGATTGTCCGTTCCGGCACGTCCCTGGACCTCAAATACAACGTCAAGATCGAAGAGATCGACGCCGCCGGCAAGGTCGTCAAGGACGTCGGTACCGCCACACGCTCCCTCGGCAAGGACTACCTGCCGTTTGTGTCCAAGGACCCCTTTGCATTGTCCTGGCCCGGTTCCACCGACCACTCCGGTCTTCTCGGCAGTGCCGGCAACTTCAACCAGGGGCTCTACACCCCGGCCACGTGGAGCACCGACTTTGCCGCCGCGCCGAAGTACACCGATGGTGAATCGGCCGCCAACGGCGCGGTCCAGAAGGCCGCAGTTCCCAGCGACTGGGTCACCGTGAACCGGCTGCCGGAGAAGGGTGCCAACGGCGCCCCGGTGGACCAGACGCAGCGTGAACCCGTCGATGAACGCTCGTACCGCGAAGACCTGGCAACAGGGGAGAAGCTCGCGGCTCCGCTGGCCATGGTCTACGGGACCTTCGACCCCGCCGCTGTCGAGAAGGCGGCCGGCGACGTCAACCGCCTCCCGCTGGGCGGCTACGACCCCACACCGTTTACCCTCACCAAGGACGCCGACGGCAAGACGGTCACCGGTACCGAACTCAAGCCCTCACTCAGTGCCACCGGACTGGCAAGCCAGTCCGCCGGCGCCATCACCGACTTCTACGGCCTGGCAGCGGCCCGCGGCTACAAGGACAACGCCGCCGTGATCGATGCGGTGCGTGTCCGGGCCAAGGCCCCCGGCAGCTGGAAGGAAGCCCAGCCGGACGTCGAAAAGCTCGCCAGCGAGATCCGCGACATGGGTCTGGAAGCTACTGTTGTGGCCGGTTCGGCCCGTGAAGACGCCAGCATTTTTGTACCCGGATACTCAAAGGACGACGCCGGCAAGGAGTCAGCGCTGGGCACTGTCCAGCAGTCCTGGGTCCGCCAGAACGCGGCCGACGCAGTCTCCGGCTCGCTAACCGGTACCAACGTCACGCTGCTTTTCCTCACCCTGTGCGGAGCCGCGTTGCTGACCGGCGCCTCAACCGTCAGCTACATCCGCAAACGCAAACGCGAAGCCGGAACCCTCCGCGCCATGGGTTGGACCCAGGTGCGCATCAGGAACTGGGTGCTCGAGGAATTCGGTGTCGGCGCTGCGCTGCTCGCGGTGGCCGGGATTGTCCTGAGCCTGGTGAGCTGGAGCGTGACCACGGCCATCGTCTCGGCCTCCGTCCTGGTCCTGTATGCGGCGGCGGCTTTCTTCGCCGCGCAGCAGCTGCGTCACCGCGATGAGGTGGACCAGGAACCGCAGCACGACGAGCGGCTGATCCCGGTGGACTCCCCGCTGACGTTTGCCAACCGGCAGCTCAGCACCAACAAGTTCAATACCCTGTCCCTGGCCGTCGCAGTTGGCGTCTTCGGAGCCGCGGTTGGCGGGCTGGTGGCTCTGCTCATCGACATCCCCCGTGCGGCCGGAGCGAGTGCGCTCAGCGGGCTGGCTGCAGCAAGCGTGGCGCTGCCCAGCATGCTCCTGGCCCTCGCCGGCGTCGCCGTGGGCCTCACACTGACCCTGGTCACCGGCAGATTTGAGCTCAACGCCAAACGCCAGTACCTGGGCATCCTCGAAGCCATGGGCTGGAACCCGGACATGCTCCGCCAGGTCCGTCTCTTCGAAAACGCGCTGGTGGGCACGGTGGCCCTGCCGCTGGGCGTCCTGGGCGCGCTGGGCATCGGGCTGCTCCTTGCCCCGTATGCCGCGCTGTGGGCCGGAGTCGCCGGCCTGGTGGCTGTACTTTGCTGGATACCGATTGCAACGAAAGTGGTCCAATGA
- the serA gene encoding phosphoglycerate dehydrogenase → MSKPVVLLAEELSPATIEALGPDFEIRHTDGADRTQLLAAIADVDAILVRSATHVDAEAIAAAKNLKIIARAGVGLDNVDIKAATQAGVMVVNAPTSNIISAAELTVGHILSLARHIPQASSALKNGEWKRSKYTGIELFEKKIGIIGLGRIGALVAARLQGFDTEILAYDPYITSARAAQLGVKLVTLDELLSQSDFVTIHMPKTPETVGMLGADAFTKMKSTAYVVNVARGGLVDEEALYAALQDRQIAGAAVDVFVKEPSTDLPFFALDNVVVTPHLGASTDEAQEKAGVSVAKSVRLALAGELVPDAVNVAGGVIAPDVRPGIPLIEKLGRIFTALTHASLTQIDVEVAGEIAALDVKVLELAALKGIFADVVTEQVSYVNAPVIAEQRGINVRLITTAEAEDYRNVLTIRGALSDGSQISVAGTLTGPKQVEKLVGVNGYDVEIPISEHLVVVSYADRPGVIGTIGHILGMNNINIGGMQVARQAEGGQVLALLTIDSSVPQQVLDAIKAGIGAEMVREVDLED, encoded by the coding sequence GTGTCAAAACCCGTAGTACTGCTCGCCGAAGAACTTTCGCCCGCCACCATCGAGGCCCTCGGCCCGGACTTCGAGATCCGCCACACCGACGGCGCCGACCGGACCCAGCTGCTCGCCGCCATCGCGGACGTGGACGCCATCCTGGTCCGCTCCGCCACACACGTGGACGCCGAAGCCATTGCCGCCGCGAAGAACCTGAAGATCATCGCCCGCGCCGGCGTTGGCCTGGACAACGTTGACATCAAAGCCGCCACACAGGCAGGCGTGATGGTGGTCAACGCCCCGACGTCGAACATCATTTCGGCAGCGGAACTGACGGTGGGCCACATCCTGAGCCTGGCACGCCACATTCCGCAGGCCAGCTCCGCCCTGAAAAACGGTGAATGGAAGCGCTCCAAATACACCGGCATCGAACTCTTCGAGAAGAAGATTGGCATCATCGGCCTGGGCCGTATCGGCGCCCTCGTTGCTGCCCGCCTCCAAGGCTTCGACACCGAAATCCTCGCCTACGATCCGTACATCACCTCTGCCCGCGCCGCGCAGCTCGGCGTCAAGCTTGTCACCCTCGATGAACTGCTGAGCCAGTCGGACTTCGTCACAATCCACATGCCCAAGACGCCGGAAACCGTCGGTATGCTCGGCGCCGACGCGTTCACCAAGATGAAGTCCACCGCCTACGTGGTCAACGTGGCCCGTGGCGGCCTCGTGGACGAAGAGGCACTCTACGCGGCCCTGCAGGACAGGCAGATCGCCGGCGCAGCCGTGGACGTCTTCGTCAAGGAACCCAGCACGGACCTTCCGTTCTTCGCCCTGGACAACGTGGTGGTCACCCCGCACCTGGGTGCATCCACCGATGAAGCCCAGGAGAAGGCAGGCGTCTCCGTTGCCAAGTCCGTGCGCCTGGCGCTGGCCGGTGAGCTCGTTCCGGATGCCGTGAACGTGGCCGGCGGCGTGATCGCGCCCGACGTCCGTCCGGGCATCCCGCTGATCGAAAAGCTGGGCCGGATCTTCACCGCGCTGACCCACGCCTCGCTGACCCAGATCGACGTCGAGGTGGCCGGCGAGATCGCGGCGCTGGACGTCAAGGTCTTGGAACTTGCCGCGCTCAAGGGCATCTTCGCCGACGTCGTGACTGAGCAGGTTTCCTATGTCAATGCCCCCGTCATCGCAGAACAGCGGGGCATCAACGTCCGCCTGATCACGACGGCGGAAGCGGAGGACTACCGCAACGTCCTGACTATCCGGGGTGCTTTGAGCGACGGCAGCCAGATCTCCGTGGCCGGCACGCTTACGGGCCCCAAGCAGGTGGAGAAGCTCGTCGGCGTCAACGGCTACGACGTCGAAATCCCCATCAGTGAGCACCTGGTGGTGGTTTCCTACGCCGACCGGCCGGGTGTGATCGGCACCATCGGACACATCCTGGGCATGAACAACATCAACATCGGCGGCATGCAGGTGGCCCGGCAGGCGGAAGGCGGCCAGGTTCTGGCGCTGCTCACCATCGACAGCTCCGTTCCGCAGCAGGTGCTTGACGCCATCAAGGCAGGCATCGGCGCCGAGATGGTCCGTGAAGTGGACCTCGAGGACTAG